In Moorella sp. Hama-1, a single genomic region encodes these proteins:
- a CDS encoding anion permease: MGWTKTFFRNQPHSFCFPSRSFLIIALIAIIPHYVFPSLVGYVAAFAPVLFSFAAATGVPKYPAAFLISYLMVISSTLTHYGNGLGPLLMGTGYVDKATWWKLGFVVTTMSALIYLTLGPIYWRLIGLW, from the coding sequence CTGGGGTGGACGAAAACCTTTTTTAGGAACCAACCCCATAGCTTTTGCTTTCCCTCCAGGTCATTTTTAATTATAGCTTTAATAGCCATCATTCCTCACTATGTATTCCCATCTTTAGTAGGTTATGTAGCGGCCTTTGCTCCTGTATTATTTAGTTTTGCGGCTGCAACTGGTGTTCCTAAATATCCGGCGGCCTTTCTAATTTCATATTTGATGGTGATTTCTTCTACTTTGACTCATTATGGTAATGGCCTGGGTCCGTTACTTATGGGCACAGGGTATGTCGATAAAGCAACATGGTGGAAACTAGGCTTTGTAGTTACCACCATGTCAGCGCTTATCTACCTTACCCTGGGACCAATTTATTGGAGATTAATTGGCCTGTGGTAA
- a CDS encoding UxaA family hydrolase, which translates to MEKFFVHDKRDTVGVAVADIQAGETVTGWVMEDNSIVSVKALSDIKLGHKIALQDIAKGEAVIKYGEPIGKTVAPIAKGEHVHVHNLKTARW; encoded by the coding sequence GTGGAAAAATTCTTTGTCCATGACAAACGGGACACCGTTGGCGTGGCCGTGGCCGACATCCAGGCCGGCGAGACGGTTACCGGGTGGGTAATGGAGGACAACTCCATTGTCAGCGTCAAGGCTCTGAGTGACATCAAGCTTGGTCATAAGATCGCCCTCCAGGACATCGCCAAGGGCGAGGCAGTAATCAAGTATGGCGAGCCCATCGGCAAGACGGTAGCTCCCATTGCCAAAGGTGAACATGTTCACGTTCATAATCTCAAGACTGCGAGGTGGTAA
- a CDS encoding threonine synthase, which produces MSFVECLECPKCHATYAANEVHNLCQCGSPLLVRYDLERLGQTVKKEDLKGRRADLWRYWEFLPLEQEENIVSLGEGFTPIFNANNLGPEMGFKHLYIKDEGLNPTGTFKARGAAVGVSKAKELGIKAIAMPTAGNAGGAWSSYGAKAGIEMTIAMPVDAPDLAKKECVVSGARTYQVQGLISDAGKIIAQGVKKYHWFDASTLKEPYRIEGKKTMGLEIAEQFNWELPDAVLYPTGGGVGIIGIWKALQELQAIGWIKGPLPKMISVQAEGCSPIVKAFQAGQKESEFFQGAQTIAGGIRVPKALGDFLVLEAIYESGGIAVSVSDDEIKAAVQQVARTEGMFICPEGAAAIAGAQKLLNSGFLKPEERVVVLNTGSGLKYPEMINLNLPVLEKEEEI; this is translated from the coding sequence GTGAGTTTTGTCGAGTGTTTGGAATGCCCCAAATGTCATGCCACTTATGCGGCTAATGAAGTCCATAACCTCTGCCAGTGTGGTTCACCCTTGCTGGTGCGCTACGACCTGGAACGTCTGGGTCAGACGGTCAAAAAGGAGGATTTAAAGGGACGGCGGGCCGACCTCTGGCGTTATTGGGAGTTTTTGCCCCTGGAGCAGGAAGAAAATATTGTTTCCCTGGGTGAAGGTTTTACCCCTATCTTTAATGCCAATAACTTGGGGCCGGAGATGGGATTTAAACACCTCTATATCAAAGACGAAGGCTTAAACCCCACCGGGACCTTCAAGGCCCGGGGGGCGGCAGTAGGGGTGTCCAAAGCCAAAGAACTGGGCATTAAGGCCATTGCCATGCCTACGGCCGGCAATGCCGGCGGTGCCTGGTCGTCTTATGGCGCTAAAGCCGGTATCGAAATGACCATCGCCATGCCCGTTGACGCCCCAGACCTGGCCAAAAAAGAATGTGTGGTCAGCGGCGCCCGGACTTACCAGGTGCAGGGCCTGATCTCTGATGCTGGTAAGATAATTGCCCAGGGGGTAAAGAAATACCACTGGTTTGACGCTTCAACCCTGAAGGAGCCTTACCGCATTGAAGGCAAGAAGACTATGGGTTTGGAAATTGCCGAGCAATTTAATTGGGAGCTACCCGATGCCGTCCTTTATCCTACCGGAGGCGGGGTCGGCATCATCGGCATCTGGAAGGCCTTGCAGGAACTCCAGGCCATTGGCTGGATTAAAGGCCCCCTGCCTAAAATGATCTCCGTCCAGGCGGAAGGGTGTTCTCCCATTGTTAAGGCCTTCCAGGCGGGCCAAAAGGAATCCGAGTTCTTCCAGGGGGCGCAAACTATTGCCGGCGGTATCCGCGTGCCTAAAGCCCTGGGCGACTTTCTGGTGCTGGAAGCAATTTATGAAAGCGGCGGTATAGCCGTGAGCGTTAGCGATGATGAGATTAAGGCTGCAGTGCAACAGGTCGCCCGCACCGAAGGCATGTTTATCTGTCCCGAAGGGGCGGCCGCTATTGCCGGCGCCCAGAAACTCCTGAACAGTGGCTTTCTAAAACCCGAGGAAAGAGTAGTAGTTTTAAATACCGGTAGCGGGCTAAAGTATCCGGAGATGATCAATTTAAACTTACCGGTATTAGAGAAAGAAGAAGAAATTTAG
- a CDS encoding helix-turn-helix transcriptional regulator, whose protein sequence is MVTQHIHPALDAMKPVAQGIAATFGKNCEVVLHDLSDPSSSLVFKAGTVTNREIGAPVTNLVLEALQRYGNATEDLIGYLNRTKDGKVLKSSTIFIRDDSGKIIGCLCINFDLTEFQLAKNILEDFCQLKDLTEAGFERTQEQFARDINEVVDAVVDSVIQELGKPVPVMTREEKIRAVEMLDDRGIFLVKGAVDVVAQALAVSKYTVYNYLEEARALKGNRRAIL, encoded by the coding sequence TTGGTAACCCAGCATATTCATCCGGCCCTGGATGCCATGAAGCCGGTTGCCCAGGGCATAGCGGCGACTTTTGGTAAGAATTGCGAAGTGGTCCTCCATGATCTCAGCGATCCGTCCAGTTCCCTCGTCTTCAAAGCCGGAACGGTGACTAATAGAGAAATCGGTGCCCCGGTTACCAACCTGGTGTTAGAAGCCCTGCAACGTTACGGAAACGCCACTGAGGATTTAATAGGCTATCTTAACCGGACTAAGGATGGTAAGGTATTGAAATCCTCCACCATTTTTATCCGCGATGATAGCGGCAAAATCATTGGCTGCCTCTGTATTAACTTTGATCTTACCGAGTTCCAGCTGGCCAAAAATATCTTAGAGGATTTTTGTCAGCTCAAAGACCTGACGGAGGCTGGCTTTGAACGTACCCAGGAGCAGTTTGCCCGCGATATCAACGAGGTCGTTGACGCTGTGGTCGATAGCGTGATTCAGGAGTTGGGTAAACCGGTGCCCGTAATGACCAGGGAGGAAAAGATCCGGGCTGTGGAAATGCTCGATGATCGGGGGATTTTCCTGGTTAAGGGAGCGGTTGATGTTGTCGCCCAGGCCCTGGCGGTCTCCAAATATACTGTCTATAATTACCTGGAGGAAGCCCGCGCCTTGAAAGGTAATCGCCGGGCAATCCTTTAA
- a CDS encoding secondary thiamine-phosphate synthase enzyme YjbQ yields MLCTFDLQTQCKEAMIDITHLAAKAVQQAGIKDGLCLVYVPHTTAGVTINENADPDVVTDILAALGKIVPTGSYRHREGNSPAHLKSSLMGSSQTVIVRNGNLVLGTWQGIYFCEFDGPRRRQVYVKVWEG; encoded by the coding sequence ATGCTTTGTACTTTTGATTTGCAAACCCAGTGTAAAGAGGCTATGATTGACATTACCCACCTGGCCGCAAAGGCAGTGCAGCAGGCAGGGATAAAGGATGGCCTCTGTTTGGTCTATGTACCCCACACCACCGCCGGAGTTACTATTAACGAGAACGCCGACCCGGACGTGGTGACCGACATACTGGCGGCCCTAGGTAAAATCGTTCCCACGGGGAGCTATCGCCACCGGGAGGGCAACTCACCGGCCCACCTCAAATCCTCCCTCATGGGCAGCAGCCAGACGGTGATTGTCCGAAATGGTAACCTGGTGTTAGGCACCTGGCAAGGCATATACTTTTGCGAATTTGACGGTCCCCGGCGGCGCCAGGTGTATGTAAAAGTGTGGGAGGGATAG
- a CDS encoding Ldh family oxidoreductase: MEYLYSSEKLTAFCKELLVAVGVPEEDAITVTRVLIDTSLDGIDTHGISRLPVYFRCLRKGRINSRPQVKITRTGAVATVDGDNGLGQLIAVRSMEIAIELARQFGIGMVVVKHSNHFGAAAYYCKMAARQKMIGMAFTNTPPAIPPWGGRKPFLGTNPIAFAFPPGHF; encoded by the coding sequence ATGGAATACCTATACTCTAGTGAAAAATTAACCGCCTTTTGTAAGGAATTGCTCGTGGCCGTGGGAGTACCAGAAGAGGATGCAATTACCGTCACTAGGGTACTTATTGATACCAGCTTAGACGGCATCGATACCCACGGTATTAGTCGTTTACCTGTCTACTTTAGGTGTCTGCGAAAGGGGCGTATCAATTCCCGGCCGCAGGTTAAGATTACTCGAACAGGGGCAGTGGCTACAGTAGATGGTGATAATGGCCTGGGACAGCTAATAGCAGTACGCTCTATGGAGATAGCTATCGAACTGGCGCGTCAATTTGGCATAGGGATGGTTGTCGTTAAACACAGCAATCACTTTGGGGCTGCTGCCTATTATTGCAAAATGGCTGCCAGACAAAAAATGATAGGCATGGCTTTTACCAACACACCTCCCGCCATTCCTCCCTGGGGTGGACGAAAACCTTTTTTAGGAACCAACCCCATAGCTTTTGCTTTCCCTCCAGGTCATTTTTAA
- a CDS encoding UxaA family hydrolase: MTSTKFMGYRRENGSIGVRNRVVILPLDDLSNAAAEGVAKLIDGTIALPHPYGRLQFGEDLELLFRTLIGTGANPNVAACIVIGIEPNWTNRVVEGIAKTGKPVAGFAIERYGDLKVIEMASRKAMEFVQYATEQQKVECDISELVVSIKCGESDTTSGLASNPSIGNAVDRLVDMGATVLFGETSELTGGEHLVAARCATPEVREQFMQSFKSYNDFIISQGVDLSGSQPTEGNITGGLTTIEEKALGNIQKIGKRAMVQGVLQPAEAPKGKGLWYMETSSAGAEAITLFAAGGSVLHFFTTGQGNIVGNPVIPVIKISANPVTVATMSEHIDVDLTGLLRREMDLDGAGTAILDMFVRTLNGRYTNAEALSHKEFILTKLYRSA, from the coding sequence ATGACCAGCACTAAATTCATGGGTTATCGCCGGGAAAACGGCAGCATTGGCGTCCGTAACCGGGTAGTTATTTTACCATTAGACGACCTGTCCAACGCCGCCGCCGAAGGAGTGGCCAAACTCATCGACGGCACCATCGCCCTGCCCCACCCCTATGGCCGCCTGCAGTTCGGCGAAGACCTGGAACTCCTTTTCCGGACCCTCATCGGCACCGGTGCCAACCCCAATGTGGCCGCCTGCATCGTTATCGGTATTGAACCCAACTGGACCAATCGCGTCGTGGAAGGTATCGCTAAAACCGGTAAACCAGTAGCCGGTTTCGCCATTGAACGCTACGGCGACTTAAAGGTTATTGAGATGGCCTCCCGCAAGGCTATGGAATTCGTCCAGTACGCCACCGAGCAGCAAAAAGTAGAATGCGACATCTCCGAGCTGGTTGTCAGCATCAAGTGCGGCGAGTCCGATACCACCTCCGGTCTGGCTTCCAATCCTTCCATTGGCAACGCCGTTGACCGCCTGGTGGATATGGGCGCCACCGTCCTTTTTGGCGAAACCTCCGAGCTCACCGGTGGCGAGCACCTGGTAGCCGCCCGCTGCGCCACCCCGGAGGTCCGCGAGCAGTTTATGCAGAGCTTTAAATCCTATAATGACTTTATTATTTCCCAGGGTGTCGACCTCAGCGGTTCCCAACCAACCGAAGGTAATATCACCGGCGGCCTGACCACCATTGAAGAAAAGGCCCTGGGCAACATCCAGAAGATCGGCAAACGGGCCATGGTCCAGGGTGTCCTGCAGCCGGCCGAAGCACCCAAAGGTAAAGGCCTGTGGTACATGGAAACATCTTCCGCCGGCGCCGAGGCCATAACCCTCTTTGCCGCCGGCGGCTCGGTGCTGCACTTCTTCACCACCGGCCAGGGCAACATCGTCGGTAACCCCGTTATCCCGGTCATTAAAATTTCCGCCAACCCGGTAACTGTGGCTACCATGAGCGAACACATTGATGTGGACCTGACCGGCCTCCTGCGGCGGGAAATGGACCTCGACGGCGCCGGCACAGCCATCCTGGATATGTTCGTCCGGACCCTGAACGGCCGCTACACTAATGCCGAGGCCCTGAGCCACAAGGAATTCATCCTCACCAAACTCTACCGCAGCGCCTAG
- a CDS encoding RidA family protein: MSYQKVITTEQAPAAIGPYSQAIKVDNLIYTSGQIPIDPATGQIVAGGAAEQAARVMANLQAVLAAAGASLKDVVKTTLFIKDMNDFGTINEVYGRYFPQDPPARSCVEVARLPKDVLVEIEAVAVVAPK, encoded by the coding sequence ATGTCTTACCAAAAGGTTATTACAACTGAACAAGCGCCAGCAGCCATCGGGCCTTATTCCCAGGCCATAAAAGTTGACAACCTGATCTATACCTCAGGGCAGATTCCCATTGACCCGGCCACCGGCCAGATTGTGGCCGGCGGTGCGGCTGAACAGGCAGCCAGAGTAATGGCTAATTTGCAGGCCGTACTGGCCGCCGCCGGGGCCAGCTTGAAGGATGTCGTCAAAACCACTTTGTTTATTAAAGATATGAACGACTTCGGGACCATTAACGAGGTTTATGGCCGCTATTTCCCTCAGGATCCCCCGGCCCGTTCCTGCGTGGAAGTAGCCCGTTTACCAAAGGACGTGCTGGTGGAGATCGAGGCCGTGGCAGTCGTAGCCCCTAAATAA